Proteins encoded by one window of Acetivibrio thermocellus ATCC 27405:
- a CDS encoding TROVE domain-containing protein, translating into MSKFNLGIAKAGKTVNNEGAIAYSMSDKEKLVTQVLTSFFNENKFYGDNSQDILNTVRNVIKNEAAFVANLCIFARKEMHLRTISHVLVSELAKSTEGKEYVRRTLNEIIERPDDMTEVLAYYINTYGKPIPNSIKKGLADSFGKFDEYQLAKYNRKNAVKLKDILCLVHPKAKDEIQNDLWKRLLEDRLETPVTWETELSLKGNTKEVWERLIDENRLGYMAMMRNLRNIIKSGASNMDKVYEYLTDEERVLKNKQLPFRYYSAYKVLRNEGIGTSKIYDALEIAIKISTKNIDRLPGKTLIAADVSGSMNFPVSAKSDLTCAEVAVLMLSIANYICEESITMTFDDNLYACNLSTQNGIIANANSIKVNGGGTDITLPLRYLLDKRIFVDRIILLSDNEINAVYTYDTGRDKPKTCQALVERYKKWINPNVWVHAIDMQGYGTQQFKGQNVNIIAGWSERVFDFISSVEQGIDTLIGKISGYYFK; encoded by the coding sequence ATGTCTAAGTTTAATTTAGGGATCGCAAAAGCTGGTAAAACGGTAAATAATGAGGGAGCAATCGCTTACTCGATGAGCGATAAGGAAAAGTTGGTAACGCAGGTACTGACGAGCTTTTTTAATGAAAATAAATTTTACGGAGACAACTCCCAAGATATTTTAAATACTGTTAGAAATGTGATAAAAAATGAAGCTGCTTTTGTTGCCAACCTGTGTATTTTTGCACGGAAAGAGATGCATCTGAGGACAATATCCCATGTTTTGGTATCGGAGCTTGCAAAAAGTACAGAGGGAAAAGAATACGTCAGAAGAACTTTGAATGAGATAATCGAGCGCCCCGACGATATGACGGAGGTGCTTGCATATTATATAAATACATATGGCAAACCCATACCAAACTCAATAAAAAAAGGCCTGGCCGACAGCTTTGGCAAATTTGATGAGTACCAGCTGGCCAAATACAACAGGAAAAATGCTGTTAAATTAAAAGATATCTTATGCCTGGTCCATCCGAAAGCCAAAGATGAAATTCAGAATGACCTTTGGAAAAGGCTTTTGGAAGACAGGCTTGAAACTCCTGTCACATGGGAAACGGAGCTGTCGCTGAAAGGAAATACGAAAGAAGTCTGGGAAAGGCTGATTGATGAAAACAGGCTGGGATACATGGCAATGATGAGAAACCTTCGTAATATAATTAAGTCGGGTGCGTCAAATATGGATAAAGTATACGAGTATTTGACTGATGAAGAGAGGGTTTTAAAGAACAAGCAGCTGCCTTTTAGGTACTATAGCGCATATAAGGTATTAAGAAATGAGGGAATAGGAACATCAAAGATTTATGATGCGTTGGAAATTGCTATTAAAATATCAACAAAAAATATTGACAGGCTTCCCGGTAAAACATTAATTGCCGCGGACGTTTCCGGTTCTATGAATTTTCCTGTCAGTGCGAAAAGCGATCTGACTTGTGCTGAGGTTGCCGTATTGATGCTGTCAATTGCAAACTATATATGTGAAGAAAGCATTACAATGACTTTTGACGACAATCTGTATGCATGTAATCTGTCAACGCAAAACGGTATAATTGCCAATGCCAACAGTATCAAAGTAAACGGCGGTGGAACGGATATTACTTTGCCGTTGCGCTATTTGCTGGACAAGAGGATATTTGTTGACCGCATTATTCTGTTGTCTGACAATGAGATAAACGCAGTTTATACCTATGATACCGGTCGTGATAAACCCAAAACCTGCCAGGCTTTGGTTGAAAGATATAAGAAGTGGATAAATCCTAATGTCTGGGTTCATGCGATAGATATGCAGGGATATGGTACACAGCAGTTTAAAGGCCAAAATGTAAACATTATTGCCGGTTGGAGTGAGAGAGTATTTGATTTTATATCTTCCGTCGAACAAGGTATCGATACTTTGATTGGCAAAATCAGCGGCTACTATTTTAAGTAG
- a CDS encoding HEAT repeat domain-containing protein: MTERIDKCSVHYVLMQPVKLLGYPKVKDKIDALNSIRPYADLKDIEYIYPLVFEKDIELASTAAQIISEIMERVRGKQWNMVYDRVKYTKINIDRMSILLNFNPEVSVHLLGVASLNYSGYIREKALKLSSGLPDSRIIPYILLRLSDWVLPVRNLALHILKSKFTAENFDAFIDNFYLIDKLQNVLRVDLKSVRQEIVDYLGDDTLLDKLKSKLKHPNVKLRLFCYRLLEDRIAVDDDIINFALKDKSFEVRVWLVNAIKNLDEARRDNVIGKLLQDKSAKVKTAVLRNYENVVCLKFKEMLVRLVADDNAAVRDEARFICKKHSIIKDFPEFYRQQIFINPVPGVLIGLGETGNKKDYDIVYRLFDHEDPKIKLAAMIAMWYLSKDDAVGHVIGSIESGIPKVRKIAKKFLISSKMPLVLFEMKNRLKDDNVDIKLVALEIICGYGGWHALESILFVIANGDGIVLDKAKELLNKWLIKATNIYSNPDEATGKRIISLCDDVKLKSVIHDDALKELRFFIEARI, from the coding sequence ATGACAGAGCGTATTGACAAATGTTCTGTACATTATGTTTTGATGCAGCCTGTAAAATTGCTTGGATATCCTAAAGTCAAAGATAAAATTGATGCGTTAAACTCGATAAGACCTTATGCAGATTTAAAGGATATTGAATATATATATCCTCTTGTTTTTGAAAAGGATATAGAACTTGCTTCGACCGCTGCTCAAATAATCTCAGAGATAATGGAAAGAGTCCGGGGAAAGCAATGGAACATGGTTTATGACCGTGTTAAATACACAAAGATAAATATAGACAGGATGAGCATACTTTTAAACTTTAATCCTGAAGTTTCTGTTCATCTTTTAGGAGTTGCTTCGCTTAATTACAGTGGATATATAAGAGAAAAAGCTTTAAAACTTTCTTCAGGCTTGCCGGACTCAAGGATAATTCCATATATACTGCTAAGGCTGAGTGACTGGGTGCTGCCAGTGAGAAATTTGGCTTTACATATCTTGAAGAGCAAATTTACAGCTGAAAATTTCGATGCATTTATTGATAACTTTTATCTTATTGATAAGCTTCAAAATGTGTTAAGGGTTGACCTTAAGAGTGTAAGGCAGGAGATTGTGGACTATCTTGGGGATGATACACTGCTGGACAAATTAAAAAGCAAATTAAAACATCCCAATGTCAAGTTACGCCTGTTCTGCTATAGGTTGTTGGAAGATAGGATTGCTGTTGATGACGATATTATAAATTTTGCACTGAAAGATAAATCTTTTGAAGTGCGAGTATGGCTTGTTAATGCGATAAAGAATCTGGATGAGGCCCGAAGGGATAATGTTATCGGGAAACTTCTTCAGGATAAATCAGCGAAAGTGAAAACGGCGGTATTAAGAAATTATGAAAATGTTGTCTGTCTGAAATTCAAAGAAATGCTTGTCAGGCTTGTAGCAGATGATAATGCAGCGGTTCGCGATGAGGCACGGTTTATTTGCAAAAAACATTCAATAATAAAGGATTTCCCGGAATTCTATAGACAACAAATCTTTATAAATCCTGTTCCGGGTGTGCTGATTGGTTTGGGGGAGACCGGCAACAAGAAAGATTATGATATTGTTTACAGGCTTTTTGACCATGAGGACCCTAAAATCAAACTTGCAGCCATGATTGCCATGTGGTATTTGTCAAAAGATGATGCTGTGGGGCATGTCATAGGTTCGATTGAATCGGGCATACCAAAAGTCAGGAAGATCGCCAAAAAGTTTTTAATAAGTTCCAAAATGCCGTTGGTACTCTTTGAAATGAAAAACAGGCTTAAGGATGATAATGTTGATATTAAGCTTGTGGCACTTGAAATAATTTGTGGCTACGGAGGATGGCATGCCCTCGAAAGTATCTTGTTTGTGATTGCAAATGGTGATGGAATAGTTTTGGATAAAGCTAAAGAATTATTGAATAAATGGCTGATTAAAGCTACCAATATTTATTCTAATCCGGATGAAGCTACAGGCAAAAGAATTATCAGCCTGTGTGATGATGTCAAATTAAAAAGTGTTATACACGACGACGCATTAAAAGAGTTAAGATTTTTTATTGAAGCAAGGATATAA
- a CDS encoding Imm32 family immunity protein, with protein sequence MRVVVNIKDNKFKLEDGAIIRAKDLGGEFVIEANSSGLISLAKHLLILASDKFESGEHIHYEAGIMLDNESADFVIEKI encoded by the coding sequence ATGAGAGTGGTTGTAAATATAAAAGATAATAAATTTAAACTGGAGGATGGCGCTATAATAAGAGCAAAAGATCTTGGGGGAGAGTTTGTTATTGAAGCCAATTCTTCAGGATTGATTTCTTTGGCTAAACATCTGTTAATTTTAGCTTCTGACAAATTTGAAAGCGGAGAACACATTCATTATGAAGCGGGTATTATGCTGGATAATGAATCAGCGGATTTTGTTATTGAAAAAATTTAG